From a region of the Litoribrevibacter albus genome:
- a CDS encoding TIGR03751 family conjugal transfer lipoprotein, with amino-acid sequence MRILTVVLTVTLISMLSACATKDSIIPVPEHDMKEVYNRHMQGIGDGELYDKRSLIRRPMVEGDVVLSDYVRTEKTQLEARFKTLPNPTMYMFVAPHLAADTQVPIPGYLTEFKMWEREHYALPGEISDMKSSFEGE; translated from the coding sequence ATGCGAATATTAACCGTCGTTCTGACCGTCACCTTGATTAGTATGTTGAGCGCCTGTGCTACCAAGGATTCCATTATCCCGGTACCAGAGCACGACATGAAGGAAGTCTACAACAGACACATGCAGGGCATTGGAGATGGTGAACTGTATGACAAGCGTTCGCTGATTCGTCGCCCAATGGTTGAGGGGGATGTGGTCTTGAGCGATTACGTTCGCACTGAGAAGACTCAGCTTGAAGCTCGATTCAAGACGCTTCCCAATCCAACCATGTACATGTTTGTTGCACCACACCTGGCTGCTGATACGCAAGTGCCTATTCCGGGCTATCTCACCGAATTCAAAATGTGGGAGCGGGAGCACTATGCGTTGCCAGGTGAGATCAGCGATATGAAATCCAGCTTTGAGGGAGAGTGA
- a CDS encoding TIGR03745 family integrating conjugative element membrane protein, protein MKNLIVTCKDKLAAVKTALATMLFFAFSSAHAALPDTADPTNAAADGDYIGLIKGYAFDIAIVLGLVLGTVAFLAVAKNMVAVYNDIGAGKKTWGDMGMHGGMGVLLLVFVVYLLTEAAGIIF, encoded by the coding sequence ATGAAAAACCTGATCGTAACTTGCAAAGACAAACTGGCCGCAGTGAAAACTGCACTGGCCACTATGTTGTTCTTCGCCTTCTCCAGTGCTCACGCTGCCCTGCCTGATACTGCTGATCCAACCAACGCGGCTGCTGATGGTGACTACATCGGTCTGATCAAAGGTTATGCCTTTGACATTGCGATTGTACTGGGTCTTGTACTGGGTACCGTCGCATTCCTGGCTGTCGCCAAGAACATGGTCGCTGTCTACAACGACATTGGCGCTGGCAAGAAGACTTGGGGTGACATGGGTATGCACGGCGGCATGGGCGTACTGCTGCTGGTATTCGTAGTGTACCTGCTGACTGAGGCAGCCGGGATCATCTTCTAA
- a CDS encoding TIGR03752 family integrating conjugative element protein produces MKSNIVIKALAVVIVVILLVVVMKGRKEKQVTAQAPGQTAELAGLSAIESGPAQPDNGLAIDPLEEGFLEEEYGVDVDSPVETMRTLTNETRAVREDSVKLQEENKRLKQEIDKLLKMEESLNKRVNSRFSNAEKQAEQKQRELEHTQDLTRGLIAKLENRLEELQQGGKEKGGSKSANGYDIGNAGIPSGLGYDENGMQVDFDQVVWTNPIDANVDPRDPTKISLPDFSAAAEENLPALAKGPTKSKKQTKEERSVKAYTIPINGTLIGSVSMTAMLGRIPINGQVIDPYPFKVMVGEENLSSNGIHIPGVTGIKMSGIAKGDWTLSCVSGEITSMTFTFQDGTIVTFPEPGTKTTDPIAWFSDKNGIPCITGQRITNAASYLTSRVGLTAAASYANAEAASQFTTQSNNNGGLTSGLTGDPKIVAKNTAISEGLNEVTDWLDARQENSFDAIYVPPGTELAIHISEELKIDYDPEGRKVNHYANINRRSDRHLD; encoded by the coding sequence ATGAAATCAAATATTGTTATCAAAGCCTTGGCGGTCGTAATCGTAGTCATCCTTTTGGTTGTTGTGATGAAGGGCCGCAAGGAAAAACAAGTTACCGCACAAGCACCTGGTCAGACGGCTGAGTTGGCCGGGTTATCTGCTATTGAAAGTGGTCCAGCACAACCGGACAACGGTCTTGCAATTGACCCACTTGAAGAAGGCTTTCTGGAAGAAGAGTACGGTGTGGACGTTGATAGTCCAGTAGAGACTATGAGAACGCTTACCAACGAAACTCGTGCTGTTCGCGAAGATTCGGTGAAGCTTCAGGAAGAGAACAAGCGTCTGAAGCAAGAAATCGACAAGCTCCTGAAGATGGAAGAAAGCCTTAACAAGCGTGTTAATAGCCGTTTCTCAAATGCTGAAAAGCAGGCTGAACAGAAACAAAGGGAGCTAGAGCATACCCAAGATCTCACTCGTGGCTTGATTGCAAAGCTAGAGAATCGGTTAGAAGAGTTACAGCAAGGCGGAAAGGAGAAGGGTGGCAGTAAGTCCGCAAACGGATATGACATTGGCAATGCCGGAATTCCCAGTGGTTTGGGATATGACGAAAACGGTATGCAGGTTGATTTTGATCAGGTTGTTTGGACGAATCCGATTGATGCCAATGTGGACCCACGCGATCCGACAAAGATAAGCCTTCCTGACTTCAGTGCAGCAGCGGAAGAAAATCTTCCTGCTTTAGCGAAAGGGCCAACCAAGTCCAAGAAGCAAACCAAAGAAGAGCGGTCTGTTAAAGCCTACACCATTCCAATCAACGGTACCTTGATTGGCTCTGTTTCCATGACGGCCATGCTTGGACGTATTCCAATCAATGGTCAGGTCATCGACCCATATCCATTTAAGGTGATGGTAGGTGAAGAAAATCTGTCTTCCAACGGTATCCATATACCAGGCGTTACCGGCATCAAAATGTCGGGTATTGCCAAGGGGGACTGGACCCTTTCTTGTGTGAGCGGGGAGATTACTTCCATGACGTTCACATTCCAGGATGGAACGATTGTGACCTTCCCGGAACCCGGCACGAAAACAACCGATCCGATCGCATGGTTCTCAGATAAGAATGGCATCCCATGCATTACTGGTCAGCGCATTACAAACGCGGCGTCTTACCTGACATCTCGGGTAGGGCTTACCGCAGCCGCTTCATATGCAAATGCCGAAGCCGCAAGCCAGTTCACTACACAATCCAATAACAATGGCGGGTTGACCAGTGGGTTGACCGGCGATCCGAAGATTGTTGCCAAAAATACAGCTATTTCAGAAGGCCTTAACGAGGTGACTGATTGGCTGGATGCACGCCAAGAAAATTCCTTTGACGCGATCTATGTGCCACCTGGTACCGAGCTCGCCATTCACATTTCAGAGGAATTAAAAATTGACTATGACCCAGAAGGTAGAAAGGTAAATCACTATGCGAATATTAACCGTCGTTCTGACCGTCACCTTGATTAG
- a CDS encoding TIGR03749 family integrating conjugative element protein, which produces MKKLLNKAALIIAAVGFYSSSALATEIIHYTNLPVTIELRKGEERSIQFGDHVQVGITKGQQMKKLFRVQSAQGAVHFLPYEEFDKQRVQIKRLTDGQVILLDLIAGKEDPNAKPLEDIRILLESENIIPEDERQVSDSPMELPTITPVDLTRFASQRLYGPTRLHRDRPGITETTLGVQGAVRVFKGENKYKTYSKPILAYQGGGYYLAAIHIKNTSENEVNLSYLDLNLPFSHATFQHHMLYPNGTPGDSTVLYLISEKPLKETLYPWTYYQDLKAEAEEMARLEEKAEAEKKRNRHKHK; this is translated from the coding sequence ATGAAAAAACTACTTAATAAAGCAGCATTGATTATCGCCGCAGTTGGGTTTTATAGCAGCTCGGCTTTAGCGACAGAAATCATTCACTACACCAATCTGCCAGTGACAATCGAACTGAGAAAGGGTGAAGAGCGCAGTATTCAGTTTGGCGATCACGTTCAGGTAGGTATTACCAAAGGACAGCAGATGAAAAAGCTGTTCCGGGTACAGTCTGCTCAGGGAGCGGTGCACTTTCTTCCCTACGAGGAGTTTGATAAGCAGCGTGTCCAAATCAAGCGCCTGACAGATGGCCAAGTAATCCTTCTCGACTTGATTGCCGGGAAGGAAGATCCAAATGCGAAACCTCTGGAAGATATTCGGATACTTCTGGAATCAGAAAACATTATTCCTGAAGATGAACGTCAGGTGTCAGATTCTCCGATGGAACTTCCGACCATTACGCCAGTTGACCTGACTCGGTTTGCATCACAGCGACTGTATGGGCCGACGAGATTACATCGTGATCGCCCAGGCATTACTGAGACAACTCTGGGAGTACAGGGAGCTGTTCGCGTATTTAAGGGCGAGAACAAATACAAGACCTACTCCAAACCGATATTGGCTTACCAGGGTGGTGGTTATTACTTGGCGGCTATTCACATCAAGAACACTTCTGAAAATGAAGTGAATCTGAGCTACCTCGATCTCAATCTGCCGTTCTCTCACGCTACCTTTCAGCATCACATGTTGTATCCAAACGGTACGCCAGGCGACAGCACAGTGTTGTACCTGATTTCAGAAAAGCCATTGAAAGAGACTCTCTATCCTTGGACCTACTATCAGGACCTCAAAGCTGAGGCTGAAGAAATGGCACGACTCGAAGAAAAAGCGGAGGCGGAGAAAAAGCGCAACCGCCACAAACATAAGTAA
- a CDS encoding RAQPRD family integrative conjugative element protein codes for MSLPQVSMADVWAEREALAKIKNELAALEALVMTAKMRSNSNDRTTFDYQVLLDDLRKIQAGISHHLTVPMEPVVPSSIDALSSDYTEHQK; via the coding sequence ATGAGCCTTCCGCAGGTGTCTATGGCGGATGTATGGGCTGAGCGTGAAGCTCTGGCAAAAATTAAAAATGAATTGGCTGCGCTGGAAGCCTTGGTGATGACCGCCAAGATGCGCAGCAACTCGAACGATCGGACGACGTTCGATTACCAGGTTCTGTTAGATGACCTGAGAAAGATCCAAGCCGGAATTTCTCATCATCTGACGGTGCCGATGGAACCAGTGGTTCCATCGTCCATCGATGCTCTCAGTAGTGACTATACGGAGCATCAAAAATGA
- a CDS encoding PFL_4703 family integrating conjugative element protein, with the protein MARLKKALDGRDSHILTLRILIGILAIALFYSIAGWKAAPEHIKIDIPPDLRSGSTRGIQERHPFNVYAFGYYIFQQMNNWPVEGIEDYKKQINRLSCYITPRFKGELERDYEQRLKRHELNRTRALQEMPERPYTDKRVYVESGDSWVAFYDVNIKETFRSEIVKDIFVRYPVRIVRWDVDPECNLWGLALDGFYKNPKRLEGNQQENENVQDTSGEVAGR; encoded by the coding sequence ATGGCAAGATTAAAGAAAGCGTTAGATGGTCGGGACTCTCACATTCTGACTCTGCGAATCCTTATCGGTATATTGGCAATTGCCTTGTTTTACTCAATTGCTGGATGGAAGGCCGCACCTGAACACATCAAGATTGATATTCCTCCCGATCTTCGTTCTGGGTCAACACGCGGTATCCAGGAACGTCACCCTTTTAACGTCTACGCCTTTGGCTATTACATCTTTCAGCAAATGAACAACTGGCCGGTTGAAGGTATTGAAGATTATAAGAAGCAAATCAATCGCCTTAGCTGTTACATCACACCACGCTTTAAAGGTGAGCTTGAGCGTGACTATGAACAACGTTTGAAACGACATGAGCTAAACCGCACTCGTGCTCTTCAGGAAATGCCTGAGCGTCCGTATACCGACAAACGTGTTTACGTTGAGTCCGGTGATTCATGGGTTGCCTTTTACGACGTGAATATCAAAGAGACGTTCCGATCAGAAATCGTGAAAGACATCTTTGTGCGTTACCCCGTTCGCATCGTTCGTTGGGATGTTGATCCTGAGTGCAACCTCTGGGGCTTAGCTTTGGATGGCTTCTATAAAAATCCGAAACGTCTTGAAGGTAACCAGCAGGAAAATGAAAACGTTCAGGACACGAGCGGCGAAGTGGCAGGAAGATAA
- a CDS encoding TIGR03750 family conjugal transfer protein — protein sequence MKEPGMNGREIEFIPDRLIEEPVVFRGLTDTEVVMIIVAAIIFWIPVCVLLLIPFGWALFGVGIGFGMAIGTLLVVGKYLQGLKRRMPDGLHVVYLKKQAQKKYSFFNFGYIEASQSWDIRRDQPVKKINMEPEE from the coding sequence ATGAAAGAACCTGGAATGAACGGACGAGAAATCGAGTTCATCCCCGACCGGCTCATCGAAGAGCCGGTCGTCTTTCGGGGACTGACCGATACCGAGGTCGTGATGATTATCGTGGCCGCAATCATTTTCTGGATTCCCGTCTGCGTACTCTTGCTCATTCCATTTGGTTGGGCGTTGTTCGGAGTGGGTATTGGCTTCGGCATGGCCATTGGCACTTTGCTGGTCGTTGGCAAATACCTGCAAGGTCTCAAGCGACGAATGCCTGACGGCTTGCATGTGGTGTACCTCAAAAAGCAAGCGCAGAAAAAATACTCATTTTTCAACTTCGGATACATCGAGGCATCACAGAGTTGGGACATCCGACGAGATCAACCCGTTAAAAAAATCAACATGGAGCCCGAGGAGTAG
- the traD gene encoding type IV conjugative transfer system coupling protein TraD, translating into MADHPLEVLLRPPVELWSGIVALSAGIICGTAPSTLMMTPSVGYTSAAILAGLGLYRLNQGSQILRYQRNLKRLPRFAMSSSQIPCYRNHLYLGQGFKWGQKHTQRLKDTLSPAAKRYLEPSKIYSAVRKFERDVENTGLQALGRLTSKDHVLNPFRPLPPIGGNPAIHAVELNEEEVLLPMSERVGHTLVLGTTRVGKTRLAEILIEQDIRRGDGPVIVFDPKSDAGLLTRMYMAAKRMGREDDFYVFHLGFPDISARYNAVGNFARITEVASRISGQLSSEGNSAAFKEFAWRFINIVARALVSLGQRPDYNNILRYVTDIEPLFCEYLEWWLPRNAEQGWVEDINDMTHDAEKQYKSNPRLAKHANARTEALRKYVEQMGVSDPIVLGLLSALRYDRTYFDKLVASLLPLLEKLTTGKIGKLIAPDYFDVNDDRPIFDWTQIIRKRGIVYVGLDAMTDTEVASAVGNSMFSDLVSTSGMIYKHGFQHGMLDGKANAMPKICLHADEFNELMGDEFLPMVNKSGGSGMQITAYTQSRGDIEARLGNAAKARQVEGNFNNLIMLRVKEKDTAELLTNQLPEVEISQKMTVSGASDSSDTENNIDFTSSTQDRISMLRVPMLEPSHVTALPKGQAFCLLDGGHLWKVRFPLPVEDDEEMPENLQALTKEMEKNYHTAEAWWV; encoded by the coding sequence ATGGCCGATCATCCATTAGAGGTTTTATTAAGGCCGCCAGTAGAGTTGTGGTCAGGAATTGTCGCCCTTTCAGCAGGCATTATTTGTGGCACCGCGCCCTCAACACTCATGATGACCCCAAGTGTGGGATATACCTCTGCTGCTATCCTTGCTGGACTTGGTTTGTATCGGCTGAATCAGGGCTCTCAAATACTCAGGTATCAGCGTAATCTCAAACGGCTCCCGCGATTTGCAATGTCATCTTCACAGATACCCTGTTACCGAAATCACCTCTATCTCGGGCAGGGATTCAAGTGGGGACAGAAACATACTCAGCGCCTTAAAGATACGTTGTCACCTGCGGCCAAGCGATACCTGGAGCCATCCAAGATCTACTCAGCAGTCAGGAAGTTCGAGAGAGACGTTGAAAATACTGGTTTACAAGCTCTGGGTCGGCTAACCAGTAAAGATCATGTGTTGAATCCCTTCAGACCGCTACCACCAATTGGAGGTAATCCTGCCATTCATGCTGTCGAGCTAAACGAAGAAGAAGTCCTTTTACCAATGAGTGAAAGGGTAGGGCATACCTTGGTTCTTGGAACGACCCGAGTGGGTAAGACACGTCTAGCAGAGATTCTGATAGAGCAGGATATTCGACGCGGCGATGGTCCGGTCATTGTATTTGATCCTAAATCTGATGCCGGGTTATTAACACGGATGTATATGGCCGCGAAACGTATGGGCAGGGAAGACGACTTTTACGTTTTTCATTTGGGGTTTCCTGATATATCCGCCCGTTACAACGCGGTAGGCAACTTTGCTCGAATTACAGAAGTAGCCAGTCGTATCTCTGGTCAGCTCTCATCCGAAGGCAACAGTGCAGCATTTAAAGAATTCGCTTGGCGGTTCATCAATATCGTTGCTCGTGCCCTTGTGTCCCTTGGCCAACGTCCGGATTACAACAATATTCTTCGGTACGTTACGGACATCGAACCTCTGTTTTGCGAATACCTGGAATGGTGGCTTCCGCGCAATGCAGAGCAGGGTTGGGTAGAAGACATCAATGACATGACTCATGATGCCGAGAAGCAATACAAGTCAAATCCCAGGTTGGCAAAACATGCAAACGCCCGAACTGAAGCATTGCGGAAATACGTTGAACAGATGGGAGTGAGTGATCCCATCGTACTTGGCTTACTCTCTGCACTGCGTTATGACCGCACCTACTTCGACAAGCTGGTAGCGTCTCTACTGCCACTTCTTGAAAAGCTCACAACCGGAAAGATTGGCAAACTCATCGCACCGGACTATTTCGATGTGAATGATGACCGTCCTATCTTTGACTGGACACAGATCATCCGGAAGCGTGGCATTGTCTATGTTGGGCTCGATGCCATGACAGACACAGAGGTTGCAAGTGCCGTAGGCAATTCCATGTTCTCTGACTTGGTATCGACCTCGGGCATGATCTACAAGCACGGGTTCCAGCACGGCATGTTAGATGGAAAAGCCAACGCAATGCCCAAGATCTGCCTTCATGCAGATGAATTCAATGAATTGATGGGTGATGAGTTCCTGCCGATGGTCAACAAATCGGGTGGCTCTGGTATGCAGATCACTGCCTACACCCAGTCCAGGGGAGACATTGAAGCTCGACTCGGCAATGCAGCCAAGGCACGCCAGGTAGAGGGCAACTTCAACAACCTGATTATGCTCCGTGTGAAAGAAAAGGACACGGCTGAGTTGCTTACCAATCAGCTACCTGAAGTGGAAATATCACAGAAGATGACCGTATCAGGTGCTTCGGATTCTTCTGATACAGAGAACAACATCGACTTTACCTCCAGTACTCAGGACCGTATCTCAATGCTTCGCGTGCCCATGCTGGAACCAAGTCATGTGACCGCGTTGCCAAAAGGACAGGCGTTTTGTCTTCTGGATGGAGGTCATCTTTGGAAAGTACGGTTTCCGCTTCCCGTTGAGGACGATGAAGAGATGCCTGAGAACTTACAGGCGCTGACCAAGGAAATGGAAAAGAACTATCACACGGCAGAAGCATGGTGGGTATAG
- a CDS encoding TIGR03747 family integrating conjugative element membrane protein, with the protein MAESSVARAEHPVAKKGFIGKTLDLIFKVIGLLLFSALMSIIIEWIGMVFFYPEQGYTGYEHAEEMMRKEISYLGSSLDGDSLNGEAVQAASGKVTDVVNFLFIDSGIVDMLTSAKTPDANDGKFVRLVKGLIAEYYNYFMAAIYILIMFLIRLSILVLSIPAFLLFGLVGVSDGLMQRDLRRWCGGNESGYIYHWAKRFAMPVLIMAWVIYLAIPNSIHPNFIITPFAVLFGLVLMVMTSKFKKYL; encoded by the coding sequence ATGGCGGAATCTAGCGTAGCCAGGGCAGAGCACCCTGTTGCCAAGAAAGGTTTTATCGGGAAGACCTTGGACCTCATATTCAAGGTCATTGGGTTGCTTCTCTTTTCGGCATTAATGTCCATCATCATTGAATGGATCGGTATGGTTTTCTTCTATCCAGAGCAGGGATACACCGGGTATGAACATGCCGAAGAAATGATGCGGAAGGAAATCAGTTACCTGGGGAGCTCTCTCGATGGTGACTCACTCAATGGTGAGGCTGTCCAGGCCGCGAGTGGGAAAGTTACCGATGTAGTGAACTTCCTTTTTATTGATTCCGGGATAGTAGACATGCTGACTTCCGCAAAAACTCCGGACGCAAACGATGGTAAGTTCGTTCGGTTAGTCAAAGGGCTGATTGCAGAGTATTACAACTACTTTATGGCAGCCATTTACATTCTGATCATGTTCTTAATACGACTGTCCATCCTGGTCTTGTCTATTCCGGCGTTTCTCCTCTTTGGATTAGTTGGTGTCTCGGATGGACTTATGCAAAGGGATTTACGGCGTTGGTGCGGTGGCAATGAATCAGGGTACATTTATCACTGGGCCAAACGCTTTGCTATGCCGGTTCTGATTATGGCGTGGGTAATCTATCTGGCGATCCCCAATAGCATACACCCTAACTTCATTATCACACCTTTTGCAGTCTTGTTCGGACTTGTTTTGATGGTCATGACCAGCAAGTTTAAGAAGTACCTATAA
- a CDS encoding DUF3262 family protein, whose amino-acid sequence MNAAQSAAFEEGTGDFFTAAELLWTIQAIGTTAVFLYVAWLCYRAYDDYGSEVITAKDMVIVWFRGVFVMMVLLYLLVN is encoded by the coding sequence ATGAACGCTGCTCAATCTGCTGCATTTGAAGAAGGCACGGGAGATTTTTTTACCGCTGCTGAACTTCTCTGGACTATCCAGGCAATCGGCACAACGGCAGTGTTTCTTTATGTCGCTTGGCTGTGCTACCGCGCATACGACGACTATGGGTCGGAGGTCATTACTGCAAAAGACATGGTAATCGTTTGGTTCCGTGGTGTCTTTGTGATGATGGTGCTCCTTTACCTACTTGTTAACTAA